One segment of Gordonia terrae DNA contains the following:
- the pdxH gene encoding pyridoxamine 5'-phosphate oxidase, with product MRVGYGGGIPPNIGEGDRAAGADGIRENLDPSWLRGDPPWLDLFGVWLREAIDARIAEPNAMVLGTADAEGRPSTRTVLCKGVDANGVVFFTGYQSDKGRHLAANPYASVTFPWIALERQVHFRGPVEHVSALEIQAYWELRPRGSQLSAAASEQSRPIGSRVELEQKAAELAEAYGGFDEGAEVPVPSEWGGYRIVPVEVEFWQGRANRLHNRVRLTHVDHTWRAERLQP from the coding sequence ATGCGCGTCGGATATGGCGGCGGGATTCCCCCCAACATCGGCGAGGGTGACCGTGCAGCCGGGGCCGACGGCATCCGCGAGAACCTCGACCCGAGTTGGCTGCGCGGCGACCCGCCGTGGCTGGACCTCTTCGGAGTCTGGCTGCGCGAGGCCATCGACGCCCGCATCGCCGAGCCCAATGCGATGGTCCTCGGAACTGCCGACGCGGAGGGCCGACCGTCCACGCGCACCGTCCTGTGTAAGGGAGTCGACGCGAACGGCGTGGTCTTCTTCACCGGTTATCAGTCGGACAAGGGGCGGCACCTCGCCGCCAACCCGTATGCCTCGGTGACGTTTCCCTGGATCGCCCTGGAACGGCAGGTGCACTTCCGCGGTCCGGTCGAACATGTCAGTGCCCTGGAGATCCAGGCGTATTGGGAGCTCCGACCCCGCGGTTCGCAGCTGTCGGCAGCCGCGTCCGAGCAGTCACGGCCCATCGGCAGTCGCGTCGAACTCGAGCAGAAGGCCGCCGAACTCGCCGAAGCCTACGGCGGGTTCGACGAGGGCGCCGAGGTCCCGGTCCCGTCCGAGTGGGGCGGGTACCGCATCGTTCCGGTCGAGGTCGAGTTCTGGCAGGGTCGAGCGAACCGCTTGCACAACCGGGTTCGGCTGACCCACGTCGACCACACCTGGCGTGCCGAGCGGCTGCAGCCGTGA